The DNA segment ACCGAAGAGACAAGTGCAAATACACATTTGTTGGCTGGATTTTTGTGTATGATGTGGTATAAGTGGAAAATAAGTGTATTACAGTAGcttctttcatttaattaattatttttagttgcATACCTTGCGCAATCATtccttatttttgttcaacaaCCAAGAATTCAGTGCATACTTGTCCTAACTGTACTGCTTATATTGGGACATACAATCCTTTTCACCGACGACGCTATAATAGATGGTAATCATTGgaaatacaataaatttgtttttgactTTAATAAATTAGAAACAGCAACAAGTTAACACAACTGAATTTTTCAACTATTCTCTAACGACTACACAGAAGAAAGTCGtgcaatattttcaatagTAAATCTTGTATTTGAACTTTGGAGTTATCACACTGATAcaaacttacaaaaaaaattctaaatgttCAGAGTTTGAACTTTGCAGTTATCTT comes from the Bradysia coprophila strain Holo2 unplaced genomic scaffold, BU_Bcop_v1 contig_358, whole genome shotgun sequence genome and includes:
- the LOC119081513 gene encoding lipopolysaccharide-induced tumor necrosis factor-alpha factor homolog; this encodes MQQIYQIQSPYQQQQQQQPLPVQHVVVLQIPMEDHPVHTTCPSCHATIQTTVTEETSANTHLLAGFLCMMCCIPCAIIPYFCSTTKNSVHTCPNCTAYIGTYNPFHRRRYNRW